The DNA region CGGGGTTGAAGGTCTGGGCTAGAACCAGATCAAACCGGTAATCGGAGCGGTTCCGGGACAGCTGGGCCTGGTACTCCACCCGTTTCTGGAAGGCAGTTCCTTCCTGTTTGGTAGCATACTTCCCCTGGACATTGGTGCTCCAATCCTGGCCTAACTTAGTGGACAGCCGCAGCTCGCCACCCAACTGCTCCGTAGTCTTGCTGGGCGTTTCGGTGACGCTGTAGGACATCGCAGCGCTGGCGGTGGTGTTCCCCCACTGCCCCCACAACTGCAGCTGGCTCTGCAAAACGTCCCTACTTATCCCGCTAAAGGTATAATTGATCCTCCGATCCAAGATCCCGCTCAAGGTCAAGGGACCTAAGGAAAGCTGGTGAGACAAACTGCCCCGCCACTGTCCTCCGCCCACTGGTCGGTTCTGGCGGTATTCCGTGGAGAACCTCCCCGTCTGGTTATCTCCGAGGCGATAGTCGCCGGAAAAGCCAAGGACAAATCCCGTCCTTTGGTGATACTGACCATGCACTTTACCCCACAGATTCTCATGGAGACGTACATCCCATTTTGCGCCGATGAACCAGCCACCTGCGACGGTATACCCAATCTCGGGCAGGTTCAACCGCCCTTCTTCCCTAATGGGCAGACTAAGATAGGGCCAGTAAAAAAGCGGTATCTTCCCCTCCCGGTAAACCACGTTTCGAATGACGATGCGGTCATCGGGATAAATCTCCAGCCTTTCCGCCTGCAAATGATAATGGGGTTCCTGGAGGGAACAGGTGGTAGCAGTGCCATTGGTGATCACCAGCCGTTGGGGGGCACCTTCAAAAACCTCCCCTAAAAGGTAGACTGGGGAATTGAACTTGGGCACTTCGATGGTGGCCTGGGCCGCAAAGAAGGACCATTCACCGGTGGATAGATCATAATGCAGGGCCTCTCCCTTAATCTCTCCTTCCTCCAACAAGAGAGTGGCACCACCGGCCAGTTCCAGGTGGTTGTTGGCCAGGTCCACCACCAAGCTTTCGCCCTTTAAAGTCAGGCCTTGATGTCTAATCTCCACGCCCCCCTCGGCCAGGAGCATGTCATCGCGCAAAAGGTAGTTCACTTGTCCAAAGAAGTCCACTTCCACCCGTTCAGCGGCAGCAAGTACAGGCCAAGCCACCAGAAGGGAAGCCAGAAAAAGAAATATGATCGTACTTGCACGCCTTTTCAAGTCCAATTCACACCACCAAGTAGAGGTCATTGTGTTTTTCATTTCTACAGAAAAGCCTAGATCCCTCCTGGTAGATGCCAGTAACCTGCAAGACTTCCGACCCCTCGGTTCTAGTTAAGCCATACAATTTCTTGGGCCT from Bacillota bacterium includes:
- a CDS encoding LPS-assembly protein LptD — its product is MKRRASTIIFLFLASLLVAWPVLAAAERVEVDFFGQVNYLLRDDMLLAEGGVEIRHQGLTLKGESLVVDLANNHLELAGGATLLLEEGEIKGEALHYDLSTGEWSFFAAQATIEVPKFNSPVYLLGEVFEGAPQRLVITNGTATTCSLQEPHYHLQAERLEIYPDDRIVIRNVVYREGKIPLFYWPYLSLPIREEGRLNLPEIGYTVAGGWFIGAKWDVRLHENLWGKVHGQYHQRTGFVLGFSGDYRLGDNQTGRFSTEYRQNRPVGGGQWRGSLSHQLSLGPLTLSGILDRRINYTFSGISRDVLQSQLQLWGQWGNTTASAAMSYSVTETPSKTTEQLGGELRLSTKLGQDWSTNVQGKYATKQEGTAFQKRVEYQAQLSRNRSDYRFDLVLAQTFNPGLETGQDVTWHSISKLPELSLSTVSRHLGSWPYDFALKVGRYREEPQGIEAIRSTVEFNLKNKSYQLAEGMRLDLSSTQSGSIYGADTYYFRLHPKATLDWQLFGGLRMQTTFQIQQGIGETPFASERVTPSRLLTGKLVYNNDWMDWSLSGGYNFRTGLLQNITASFQMEGAQGEGGWKLGVSGVFNPYLSTLVSVTGLFEKSFGEDYAVRLGVSYDPLKQRLERFDAQLNLKLSDTWTLAYAGIYSGSEGKWERGDLALSKDLHCREVVFRYNQVDNMVWAEYRIYAFPDGRFRLGTSGEQFMFDAAGWQNLFP